CAGGAGGCTGACCGACCCGGTGGTGTGGCCGGGGGTGGGCACCACGGTGAACTCGTGCCGGCCCAGCCGCACCGTCCGGTAGTCCCGCAGCAGGCCGGCCACCGGCACGGGCTCCAGCAGCGAGAAGCGGTCCTCCCGGTTGTTGTAGATGTTGGCCAGCTCCCGGGCCAGCCAGTGGCGGTCGACCCGGGCGAACAGGTCCTGCTCGGCCTCGGGCACCCAGATGCGGGCCCCGGTCGCGGCGGCGCGCGGCAGCCCCTGGGCCTGGTCCCGGTGATGATGGGTCATCAGCACGTCGGTGACCCGGTCGACGCCGATGGCAGACAGCCCGTCCAGCACGCTGCCGTCGCCGCAGTCGATGAGCACCGCCGAGCGGCCCTCCTTGATCACGTAGACGTTGCACGTATCCCGGTGCAGGTAGAGCGATTCCGAAAGCTGCCGCACAACCAGCCCCCCTGTTTCGCAGGCGTCCGGCGCGCACCGGCGCCCGTGATCAGAGCACGTCCTCCAGCCGCCGCTCGAGGGGCGGCGGTTCACCGTACTTCCACGGCGCCTCCTGGGCGATGATCGCCATGAAGGCCACCCCCAGCGAGACCAGCAGCAGCGGGAAGGTGGTGACGGTCTTGTACCCGACTACGGCGATCACGACCGGGATCAGCAGGTGGAGGTGGCTGTAGACGGGGTTCGCGCCTACCTGCCAGGCCGCCCGCCTGAGCGCGTCCTTCCATCCCTCGCCGCGCACGATCAGCGCCTCCAGGAGGTAGGGCTGCATGGCCGTCAGGAAGGCCAGGGCGTAGATCCAGACGAACCGGACCGCCCAGCCGGCCACCGGCGGCAGCATGGCGCCCCAGAAGTAGCCGTTGGAATAGGCGAGGAGCAGGACGAGGATCCAGCCCGTGATCCAGATGAGGCCGTCCTTGATGAAGCGTGGGAGCGCCCTGAAGTACATGACCGTCCGCAGGTCATCGTCGTTGTCCCGCAGCTCCGCCAGGAACCAGTACAGGGCGAACGTGGCCGGCCCGGCGGGCAGCACCAGCCAGGAGATTGCGGACCAGAACAGGTTGAGCACGATGATCTGGAGCAGGTTCTTCCATACGAAGCGCAAGGCGAGCTTCCACGTCTCCACGGCCGCCCTCACGGCCTCACCTCCCAGGGTAGCGGCGCTACACCCTGCCCGCCGAGCGGACGAAGTCCCGGATCTTGGCCAGGGCGGTCTCCCGCACGGCGGCCAGGCCCCGCTCCAGCAGCGCCGGGTCCTGTGCGTCCAGCTCCGCCGAGGTCATCCGCTTCAGGCCGCCCATGGCCTCCAGCAGGGCGTTCTCGAGGTCGGTGGCGATGTTCATCTTGCTGATGCCGCCCCCCGGCAGGGCCATGGCCTTGTGCACCGTCTCCTCCGGGAGCCCCGAGCCGCCGTGGAGCACCAGGATGGTGGCCGGCCCGACCTCCCGGCGGATGGCGGCCAGCCGCTCAAAGTCGATCTTCGGGTTCTTCACCGGGTAGACCCCGTGAGCCGTGCCCACCGAGGTGGCCAGGGCGTCGCAGCCGGTCTGCCGCACGAAGTCGCCGGCCTCGGCCGGGTCGGTGTACATCTCCTCGTCGTCCATCGTCTCCAGCTTGTCCGTGGTGGTCAGTCTGCCCAGCTCGGCCTCGACGCTGACGCCGTGGGCGCGGGCGTAGGCCACTACCTCCCGTGTGGCCGCCACGTTCTCGGCGAACGGCTTGCTGGAGGCGTCGATCATCACCGAGGTGAAGCCGGCCTCCACGGCGGCCTCGATCACGTCCATCTCCCAGGTGTGGTCCAGGTGCAGGGCGAAGGGCACGTCCACCTTCAGGTCGCGCACCACCCGCTCCAGTTCCTCCCGGAAGGCGGCGGGGGTGAGCCCGAACCAGCCCAGCTCCCGCTGGCTGATCTCGACGATGACGGGCGACCGGGCGGCCATGGCCGCCTCCATGATGGGCCGGATGCAGGCGCGGTACCGGGCGTTGAACGCGGGCACGGCGTAGCCCTCCGCCTGCGCGCGGGGCAGGAACTCGGTGAGGGCCAGGCCCCCGGGGATCTTCTTGCTCATCTCCATCACCTACTCTGCGAGAATGGCCCCGGCCGCCTTCAGGCCGGAGAGGGGGCTGGTCAGCACGGGGATCGCCGGGGGCTGCTCCAGGGCGGCCAGCACCCGGGCGATGGAGGCCTGCGCAAGCACCACCACATCCGAACGCTTCAGCAGTGCGATGAGCGCCTCCTTCACGAGGCGGTCGTGGGCCGCGCCGTCGCCGGCCGACAGGGCGGCGAACGCCCCCTGCACCAGCACGGGCTCCACGTCCACCGCGCGGCCCAGTTCCTGCGCCTTGCGCCGGATGAGGCCCACGGTGGGTTCCAGGGTGGTGCGCACGGTGGCGATCACCCCGATTCGCCGCCCCGACTGCACCGCCTCCACCGCCATCGGCTCGTCGATGCGCAGGAGCGGGATCGGGGCCTCCGCCCGGGCCCGGTCCACCACGTCGCCGACGGAGGAGCAGCAGCAGAGCACGGCGTCGGCCCCGGCCACCCTGGCCTGCTCGAAGTAGGCCCGCATGCGGGCCTCCACCGCGGCCGTGACGCCGCCGGCGGCGATCACGTCCTTGAGCAGGCTGTCGTCCAGCAGGTTGATCACCCGCACGCCGGGCAGCTCCCGGGCCGCCAGCTCCGACATGGCGCCGACGGTGACGGGCGTGGTGTGCAGAAGGGCCAGCGTCTTGGACATGGGACATCCTCCCTTTCCGCTAAAACTCGAAGGCCAGCGTGAATACCTGCCAGGGCGCCGCCTCCAGGGCCACCGCGCCGTCCTCGTCGACGGGCAGCTCGCCGCCCTCCAGCGGCTCCTCCCGGAGGTTCACCAGGCAGGCCCGGGCTGGCCGCCGCGCCGGCCGCACCCACAGGGCCCGGGCGGTGGCCGATTCGTTGACGAAGCGCAGCACCAGGGCCTCCCGGTCCTCGGCCCGCTTGCAGGCGGTGAGCAGGAGGTCACCGGCCACCTCCACCAGCGCCCCCGCGGCCGGCAGACTCTCCGCCACCGCGGGCAGGTGCGCCCGCATGGGCGCCGCCTGGGGCACCAGCGGCACGGCTGCCAGCGGGGCGTTGAAGTCGTGCGCCGGCTTGCAGCTCAGCGCCGCGTCCCAGTCGCCGGCGTGGGGGATGATGGCGTACTCTGCCTCCACCGGCCCCAGCATCTGCGCCTCCGGCGTCCGCATGGTGGGCCCGGCGCCGCCCACGCGGCTGCCGATGTCGTCCCGGCTCAGCCAGCCCACGGCCCGCAGCAGGGTGAGCCGCACCGTGCCGTCGGGGTCAGCCGCGTACTCGGGCAGGCCCCGGTTGGCGATGGTGATGCCCCGGGCGCCGTCGGAGACCGAGACGAACGCAAGCTGCGGGTGCTCGGCCACGGCCGGCTCGGCGCTGCCCCGCTCACCCTCCGGCAGCGCAGTGGGGCGCTCCACCACGCAGAAGTGCGACTCCGCGGCAGAGGCGGCCGCCGGGGCGCCCAGCGGGAAGCAGGCCCGGAGCCGGTGATCGCGGGCGGTGTTCTCGAAGTGCGTGCGGATGTCGACCCGCTTCACCCCGGGCAGCAGCGTGATATCGCTGTGCAGCACAAAGGGCACGTACCGGGGCGAGCGGCTGGTTCGGTCCTCCGTGAGCCCCTCGGGCAGCGACCAGGCCCAGGTGATCCGCAGGGTGGCGCGGGCGGGGCCGCACTCCACCCAGCTGAGCCGGGGCTGCAGGCCCCGGGTGGAGAGCACCTGGTCACCCACCGGGCGGGCGTAGTTGTAGGTGTCGCCGGCGTCGCCGCCGTCTTCGAACCGGTTCAGCCCTTCGTAGATCAGACCGGTCCCCTTGTCGTAGAGGGTGAGGCTGCCGTCTGCGGGCGAGACGGTCACCCGCAGGAACTGGTTCTCCAGGAGGCCCGGGCCGATGGTCAGGCCCGTCGTCGCGTCATCGCCCTTCTCCTTGGCAGCGTCGCCGGTCACGGTGAACCGCCAGACACGGGCCGGCAGGGGCCGCTTCCGGGGCTCGAGGTGGTACCGGCGGTAGCCGAGGCCGGGCACCCCCTCGGCCACAAAGGTGACCAGCGTGCAGTCGTTGGCGGAGCCGGTCACGTAGGGCCCGGGCGGCGCCCCCAGCCAGTCGAACCGCTCCAGCTTGTCGATGGGGGCCTCGCCGGGCCGGGTTTGGAAGGGCACCTCTCGGCCGGCGTCATCCACCAGCCGCCACGTGGCCGGGTCGATGGCCAGGGCGGGGTTGAAGGGCAGCGTCACCACATCGGTGCGGCTCCAGGTGAGCGGGTTGAAGACCAGCAGCGGCTGCGCGCCCTCAGGCACGCCGGTCCGGTCCACCCGGCGGGCGATGTCCTCCAGGGCGCTCTGGGCCAGCAGGTGCGCCATCTGGTGCGACTCGGCGAACCGGGTGAGCATCTCCCGGTGCACCTGGTCAACCGAGCAGCCGCAGATGGAGTCGTGGGGGTGGTTCTCCACAAGGCGCTCCCAGGCGGTCCAGAGGTAGGTCTGCTCGTAGCGGCCGCCCAGCAGCCAGGCCAGCGCCTGCAGCGGCTCGGCGTAGCGCTCCAGGGCGACCTGGCACTGCTGGTTCTGCCGCTTCAGGTAGAGGCGGGCGGAGAGCACGCCGGGCAGCAGGTGCGCCTTGCGGCCGAAGGCCCGGCCCTCCCCTTTCCAGACCACCTGCAGCTGCGGGTTCTCGCCCTTCACGGCCGCCACGTACTCCTCCAGGGAGCCGAGCCGGTACTCGACGCCCTCGGCGGCCAACTCTCGGTTGATCTCGGCCAGCAGCCCGGGCAGCCGTTCATCGCTGGGCAGGTGGTCGCCGCCCATGGGCTCCAGCAGGAAGCGGGTGGTGGCGAAGGCCTTCAGGTGGGCCACCGTGCGGCGGGCCCGGCCGACGGTCTGGTCCCGGGTGCGCGCCGGGTCGTCCGGATAATCGGCATAGTGGCTGCGGTAGTACTCCAGGGGCAGGTAGATCCCGAGGATGCGGGTGCCGTCGGGGCCCTCCCACCAGAACTCGGACTGCATGGCGGCCGGGAACTGGGCCGCGTTGTACGGGTGGGCGAAGCGGTAGCAGTCGGGGTGACCGGGGTAGCCATCCCCCGGGGGGTGGCCCACAGGCGGGGCGCCGAAGCCCCGCCACACAACGGCGCTCTCGATGCCGAAGCCGGCCAGGATCGCCGGCATGCCAGCCGAGTGGCCGAACTGGTCGGGCAGGTAGCCGACGCGGCTGGTCCGCACGCCCAGCTCCCGGGCGGTCCGCTCCCCCAGCCAGAGGTTGCGGATGTGCGCCTCGGGGCTCACCAGGAACTCGTCGGGCAGGATGTGCCAGGGCCCCACGGCCAGCCGGCCCGACCGGATGTGGCCCACCAGCCGCCTCCGGTTCTCGGGCCGCACGGCCAGGTAATCCTTCAGCACGATGGTCTGCCCGTCGAGGGTGAACCGGAAGGACGGGTCGCGGTCGAGGTTGTCCAGCAGCTGATCGACGATGTTCACGAGCCGGAAGCGGAACTGCTGGTAGGTGGTCCACCACTCGCGGTCCCAGTGGGTGTGGTGGTACATGATCACCTGCGTCTTCTGCTCGGACATGGGGGTCGCATCCCTCCGTTCGTCCCGCCGGCGGACGGCCGGCGCCCGCCGCCAACTGTGGGGTCCCTCCTGCGTCACCGGTCAGGGCCTGCCCCGCCCGGGGTCCTGGCGCGCCCCTGCGCGAGCCGCGGCGAACAGCCGCCGCAGCGCGGCGTAGTCCTCCTCCTCCAGGGGCTCCATGGAGTCGAGGTCGGTGGCGAAGTAGAGCGAGGGTACGCCCAGCTCCAGCTGCACCTGCAGGTACTCCCGCCAGGCGGCCCGGCTGGGCATGGGCCAGTTGTCGGTGTCGATCAGGTGGTGGGGCAGCGCCGCCCGGGCGACCCGGGCCCGGTGCCGCATCTGCGCCACCACGGGGCTGCCGGTGTTGATGTCGTTGAGCCGGATCATGTCGGTGACCTGGGCGAAGTAGGGGTTGGGGGTGTGGGTCATCACCAGCGCGCCGGGCTTCACCCGCTTGGCCTCGTCGTGCAGGATCCAGAGCAGCCTGCGCAGCAGCTCCACCCCCCACTCCCGGCCGTACCGCCGGAGGCCGGGGCCGCTGGGGGTGCGCGCGGAGAAGTCCACCTTGAAGCCGTCGGCGTCGTAGCCCTCCGGGGAGAGCATCAGCCGCACGGCCCGGCGCAGCCGCTCCTCGTAGGCGGGGTTGGAGGGGTCGGCGGCCACGGGCAGCCCCGCGGCGTTGGTGACGCAGAGCTCCGCCGGCAGCCCCTCGGGGTCCCAGGCCTTCCACCAGAGCAGCACCCGCTGCCCGGCGGCGTGGCGCCCGGCGATCCAGGCCTTCAGGTCCGGCCACTTGGCCGGGTCGGCCTCGCAGGTGCCGTAGGTGGCGGACCACTTGTCGTCGATGACCACGATGCCCGGCCGCACGCCGCGGGCCTCCAGCGCCGCCAGGAAACGGTCGTAGTTCGCCTGCGTGGCCAGCTCCGGCGCCCGGGCACTGGTGAGGTTGGCCAGGTGGCACTGGGCACCCCAGCCGCAGAGGATGGGCTCGTGCCACCAGTCGGGCCGGCCGGCGGGCTGGGACAGGTCCACCAGGCCGCGCCGGGCCAGCTCCGCCACGTAGCGCTCCAGCCCGGTATAGGGGTCGGGCTGGTCGAAGAGGAAGAGCACGCCGGGCGAGACGAACTCGCCGTCCACCGCCGTCTGCCCCTCGTAGGTCAGGCGGAGCGCGAAGCCGTCCTCCATGCCGTCGTAGTGGAACCCGGTGAACTGGTGCTCGCCCGGCCGCACCACCAGGCCCATCATCGCCCAGGGGCCGGCGGGCAGCTCCGGCTCGGCGCCGGCTGCGGTCCCGTCAGGCGCACTCTCGGCAACCCCTGCGCTGCGGTCCACGCCGCCCTGGTCCGTGGCGACCGAGCCGGTGCGCAGGAGCCCGGCCCCGCTCACCGGCGTGCGGGAGAGGCCGTAGCAGAAGGGGGCCGGGGTGAAAATCCAGTGGCGCCGCCCCGGCAGGGCGCCGGAGCCGCAGACGTCGATCAGGGTGGGCTCCGAGGCGGCGATGGCCCGCCGCTCCGAGCCCCAGGGTTCGGGGTTGAAGACCGAGCGGAAGCCGGCGCCGCTCAGGAAGAAGCCGCTGCCGAAGCGGAGCGCGCCGGAATAGTACCCGCCGAAGAGGTGCAGGTCGGTGATCCGGCCGGCGCCGGCCACCTCCAGGCGGGCCTCCAGCGACTCCTCCCGGCACTGCAGAACCAGCGCCTTCCGCTGCCAGTGGCTGCTGACGGCCCGCACCGTCACCTGCACGCCGTCGGCAGTCTGCACCGCCTCGGGCGGCTCCAGGCGGGCGCTCTCATCGAGGCCCTCCCTGGCGTGCAGGCTGGCGCCGAGGAAGAGCTCCGCCCAACGGTTCCCCGCCGCGTCCTCCAGGACGGCGAACGGGCGGTCTGCGGGAAGGCGGAGCCTGTAGGCGGCCGCCTCCACCAGCAGCCCGCCGTCTATCTGCGCAACCTTTGCCATTCCGCTCTGGCCCCCTGTAGTCCATGATGTGCGCTGACTTGTCGGCAGAAATCCGTGCCTTGACTTGATAGGATATCCGGGGTACTTTGTCTAACACCTATACTAAGTGAGTGTTCGCCTGTCCCCGTGGGAATTCCTCTCGCCGCGCACCGATTGTGACATCAGCTTGGGGAGGTCTCGTCGTGCAGGAGAAGCGCAGCAAGGACCTGACGTTCATCATGGTGGGCCACGCCCACATCGACCCTGTCTGGCTCTGGGACTGGCGCGAGGGTTACGAGACGGTGAAGGCCACCTTCCGCTCCGCCCTGGACCGGCTGCGGGAGAATCCGGAAATGGTCTTCATCCACAGCTCCGCGGCGCACTACGCCTGGATGGAGAACCACCCGGAGATGCTGGCCGAGATCAGGGAGGCGGTCGCCCGGGGCCAGTGGGAGCCCGTGGGCGGCTGGTGGGTGGAGCCCGACGCCAACATCCCCTCCGGCGAGGCCCTGGCCCGCCAGGGGCTCTACGGGCAGCGGTACTTCGAACGGGTGCTGGGCCGGCGGGCGCGGATCGCCTTCCTGCCCGACACCTTCGGCCACCCGGGCACGCTGCCGCAGCTCTTCCGTCAGGCAGGGCTGGAGTACTTCGCCTTCATGCGGCCCGGGGCCAGCGAGCTCGACCTGCCGTCGAACCTCTTCCGCTGGCGCTCCCCCGACGGTTCGGAGGTGCTGGCGGTCCGGGTGGAGAGCTACAGCACCAACCCGGTCTACGTGCAGATGTCGCTGGAGCGGAACCTCCACTGGCGGCCGGAGGACGCCCGGGTCTGGGTTCACCTCTTCGGCGTGGGCAACCACGGCGGCGGGCCGACGCGCAGGGCCATCGCGTCCATCCGGGAGGCCAACGCCTCCCCCGACTGGCCCACCCTCCGGTTCGGCTCGCTGGAGTCCTTCTTCGCCGCGCACGCCGGGCGCACGGACGTGCCGGTCTGGGCCGGGGAGCTGCAGCATCACGCCCGGGGCTGCTACAGCGCCCACTCGGGCATCAAGGCGTGGAACCGGCAGGCGGAGTCGGCGCTGCTCGCCGCCGAGAGGTGGGCGGCCGTCGCCTCCTTCTACGGCCTGGCCTACCCCGGCGAGCGGCTGGAGCACGCCTGGCGGCTGCTGCTGTTCAACCAGTTCCACGACATCCTGGCCGGTTCGGCCATCCCGGCCGCGTATGCGGACGCGCAGCGGGAGCTGGACGAGGCCAGCGCGGTGGCGGACCGGACGGGCTACGCCGCCCTGCAGGTGATCGCCCAGCGCATCGACACGCGGCGGGGCGCCCGGCCGGCGGCGGAGATCGAGCCCATCCGCCGGGTGCGCTGGAGCCCCGAGAGCTGGACCGTGGACCTGGGCGACGGCACGCCGGTGGTCGTCTTCAACCCGAGCCCCTGGCCCCGCACCGAGGTGGTGGCGGTGGAGCTGAACGAGTGGGGCGCCGAGGACCTGAAGGTGCTGGACGACCAGGAGCGCCCGGTGGTGCACCAGCTGGGCCGGCCCGACTCCGTCACCACCGCCCGGCCCCGGGTGCTCTTCACCGCCGAGGTGCCGGCCCTGGGGTACCGGGTCTACCGCGTGGTGGACGAGCCGGCGGCCACCGCTCCTGAGGGCGGGCTCTCCGCCTCGCAGGAGGTCCTGGAGAACCGCTGGTGGCGCCTGGAGCTGAACCCGGCCACCGGCGCCCTGAAGGGGCTCTGGGACAAGTCCCGTGGGCTGCAGCTGCTGGCCGGCGCCGGCGCCCGGCTCCTCGTGGTGGAGGATCCCTCCGACACCTGGGGCCACGGCGTGACCGCCCTCAGGCACGAGGCCGGGGCCTTCGCCTGCACCCGGGTGGAGCTGCTGGAGGACGGGCCGGTACGGGCGACGTGGCGCATCAGCTACCGCTGGACGGCTGGGGCCGATGCCTACGCCACGGCGCAGCAGGAGATCAGCCTGTTCCGTGATACGCCGGGCATCGAGGGGCGCCTGACGGTGGACTGGCACGACCGGCACCGGGCGCTGAAGCTGGCCTTCCCCCTCGCACTCGACGAGGCGCGCGCCACCTTCTCGGTGCCTTACGGCCACGCCGTCCGCCCGGCGGACGGACAGGAGGAGCCGCTGCAGCAGTGGATGGACGTGACGGGCTTCGTCCGGGACGCCAGGGGCGCCCGGCACGCCGCAGGCGTCGCCCTGCTGAACGATGGCAAGTACGCGGGCGACGTCCTGGGCGGCGAGATGCGGCTGACGATCCTGCGCAGCCCGGTCTACGCCCACCACGACCCGAGCAGGCTGGAGCAGGGCGTGCAGTACCACTACCAGGATCAGGGAGAGCAGACGGTGCGCTGGCGCCTGGTGCCGCATGCGGGCTCCTGGGTCGACGCCGGCGTCGTCCGGGCGGCCCACGACCTGAACGCTCCGCTGGCCGTCATCCGCGAGTACGCCCACCCGGGCGATCTGCCCAAGGTGGCCGGCTTCGTCACGGTCGATCCGCCCGACCAGGTGGTGGTGACCGCGCTCAAGCAGGCCGAGGAGGGCGACGACCTGATCCTCCGGCTCTACGAGCCCGCGGGCCGCCCGGCGAGGGCGCGCATCAGCGTCCCGCTGGCGCAGGCCGCCTTCGCGGTCGAGGCGGGCCCCCATCAGGTGAAGACGTACCGCATCAGCCGTGCAGGCGAGGTGCGGGAGGTCAACTTCCTGGAGGAGTAGGCGTCTGGCTGGTGCGCGCGTCTCGATGGGCGCGACCTTGGCATCGACCCAGGAGTTCCACCAACTTTATCTAATGGCTGTAGTAAGTGTCGCGGGCGCGGGTTCTGCCCCGCGCCCGCACGGCCCGCCGGAAGGGAAGGTGTGACCCCCGTGATCCTGTACCTCGTGCGCCACGGCCAGTCCGAAGGAAACATCGTCACCTACGACGTCCCCGACGGCCGCCTGACCCCCCTCGGCCGGCAGCAGGCCGAGGAGACCGCCCGCCGCCTGGCGGAGGAGGGCCTCGACCTGCTCATCAGCAGCCCGCTCCGCCGGGCGCTGGAGACCGCCCTGGCCACCCAGGCGCGCACCGGCCTGCCCCTGGAGGTCTGGCAGCGGCTGTGGGAGTACCGGGACCTGGAGCCGGCGCAGTTCCTGGGGCGGCGCGGCGTGCTGGAACTCTGCCCCGGAGCGCTGTGCGACGACGACCTGCCCCAAGACGGGTTCGAGTGCGGCTGGGAGACGCCGGAGACCGCATTCGCCCGGGCCCGGGACATGTTCGATCGCATCCGCCGCCGGTTCGGCGCCACCGATCAGAAGGTGGCCATCTTCGCGCACGGCACCTTCAACGTGTTCCTGCTGATGGCCATGATGGGCCGCCCCTGGCAGCCTGGCCTCTGGATTGAGCAGCGCAACTGCTGCATCAACCGGATCCACATCGACCCGCAGCACGTGCGCATCCTCGGCATCAACGACGTGGCGCACCTGAGCACCTCGACCATCTAGTCCCCCGCCTGCCCCGGACGGCCTGCGCATCCCCGGCCCCGTGCTGCGGGGAGAGCGCTGGGCGGGCGGTCGGACCCCCATTCCTCGACACTGCGGTGAGAAGGAGGAGCAGCACATGATGCGCTTTCCGGAAGGGTTCCTCTGGGGCGTCGCCACCTCGTCCTACCAGATCGAGGGCGCGGTGCACGAAGACGGGCGGGGCGAGTCCATCTGGGACCGGTTCGCCCGCACCCCCGGCAACACGCTGAACGGCGACACCGGGGACGTCGCCTGCGACCACTACCACCGGTACGCCGAGGACGTCGCCCTCATGGCCGACCTGGGCTATGGCGCCTACCGGTTCTCCGTCGCATGGCCCCGCATCCAGCCCGACGGCCGGGGGCCCGCCAACCAGAAGGGGCTGGACTTCTACCGCCGCCTGGTGGCCCGCCTGCTGGAGCGGGGGATCACGCCCATGGTCACCCTCTACCACTGGGACCTGCCTCAGGCGCTGCAGGAGAAGGGCGGCTGGCTGAACCGCGACACGGCCGAGCGCTTCGGCGAGTTCGCCGCGCTCATGTTCGACGCCCTGGGCGACGCGGTGAAGCTCTGGCTCACCCACAACGAGCCCTGGTGCGCCTCGATGCTGGGCCACTTCCGCGGCGTGCACGCCCCGGGGATGAAGGACCTGCGGGCCGGCGTGATCAGCTCGCACCACATCCTGCTCTCCCACGGCCGGGCGGTCACGGCCTATCGGGACGGCAACTACCGGGGGCAGATCGGCATCGCCCCCAACCTGCTGCCCAACTACCCCCTCACCGACTCCGCGGCCGACCGCGAGGCCACGCGCATCTCCGACGGCTACGTGAACCGCTGGTTCCTCGACCCGGTACTGAAGGGCAGCTACCCGGCGGACATGCTGGCCTTCTACACCCAGGTCGTCGGACCCCTGGACTTCATCAAGGAAGGCGATCTGGCAGCGATGGGCGCGCCGGTGGACCTCCTCGGCATCAACTACTACCGGCGGCGCACCATCGAGGCCGACCCCACATCGGAGCTGGGCTTCAGGGTCCACGACATCGTGCCGGGCACCCCCACCACCGTCACCGGTTCCGAGATCGTGCCGGAGTGCCTCTACGACCTGCTGCTCTGGGTGAAGGCCAACTACGGCGACGTGCCGCTGTACATCACCGAGAACGGCATGGTCCGGGATGACCGCATCGGCCCCGACGGCCAGGTGCACGACCCCGAGCGGGTCGACTTCCTGCGGCGCCACGTGGCGGCCGCGTACCGGGCGATCGAGGCCGGCGTGAACCTCAGGGGCTTCTTCGCCTGGTCGTTCATGGACAACTTCGAATGGGCCTTCGGGTACAGCCAGCGCTTCGGGCTCGTCTACGTGGACTACGCGACGCAGGCCCGCATCCCCAAGGACAGCGCCCGGTGGTGGGGCCAGGTGGCCCGCCGGAACGGGCTGGACGAGGTGGACGTGGCCCTCGCGCAGCAGCCGCTCGCAGCCGATTCCCCGAGCAGCGGCGCCCGGCCGATGTTCACCGAGCGGGAGGAGTA
This genomic stretch from Symbiobacterium terraclitae harbors:
- a CDS encoding histidine phosphatase family protein, which translates into the protein MILYLVRHGQSEGNIVTYDVPDGRLTPLGRQQAEETARRLAEEGLDLLISSPLRRALETALATQARTGLPLEVWQRLWEYRDLEPAQFLGRRGVLELCPGALCDDDLPQDGFECGWETPETAFARARDMFDRIRRRFGATDQKVAIFAHGTFNVFLLMAMMGRPWQPGLWIEQRNCCINRIHIDPQHVRILGINDVAHLSTSTI
- a CDS encoding GH1 family beta-glucosidase; the encoded protein is MRFPEGFLWGVATSSYQIEGAVHEDGRGESIWDRFARTPGNTLNGDTGDVACDHYHRYAEDVALMADLGYGAYRFSVAWPRIQPDGRGPANQKGLDFYRRLVARLLERGITPMVTLYHWDLPQALQEKGGWLNRDTAERFGEFAALMFDALGDAVKLWLTHNEPWCASMLGHFRGVHAPGMKDLRAGVISSHHILLSHGRAVTAYRDGNYRGQIGIAPNLLPNYPLTDSAADREATRISDGYVNRWFLDPVLKGSYPADMLAFYTQVVGPLDFIKEGDLAAMGAPVDLLGINYYRRRTIEADPTSELGFRVHDIVPGTPTTVTGSEIVPECLYDLLLWVKANYGDVPLYITENGMVRDDRIGPDGQVHDPERVDFLRRHVAAAYRAIEAGVNLRGFFAWSFMDNFEWAFGYSQRFGLVYVDYATQARIPKDSARWWGQVARRNGLDEVDVALAQQPLAADSPSSGARPMFTEREE
- a CDS encoding class II fructose-bisphosphate aldolase, with amino-acid sequence MSKKIPGGLALTEFLPRAQAEGYAVPAFNARYRACIRPIMEAAMAARSPVIVEISQRELGWFGLTPAAFREELERVVRDLKVDVPFALHLDHTWEMDVIEAAVEAGFTSVMIDASSKPFAENVAATREVVAYARAHGVSVEAELGRLTTTDKLETMDDEEMYTDPAEAGDFVRQTGCDALATSVGTAHGVYPVKNPKIDFERLAAIRREVGPATILVLHGGSGLPEETVHKAMALPGGGISKMNIATDLENALLEAMGGLKRMTSAELDAQDPALLERGLAAVRETALAKIRDFVRSAGRV
- a CDS encoding alpha-mannosidase, which gives rise to MQEKRSKDLTFIMVGHAHIDPVWLWDWREGYETVKATFRSALDRLRENPEMVFIHSSAAHYAWMENHPEMLAEIREAVARGQWEPVGGWWVEPDANIPSGEALARQGLYGQRYFERVLGRRARIAFLPDTFGHPGTLPQLFRQAGLEYFAFMRPGASELDLPSNLFRWRSPDGSEVLAVRVESYSTNPVYVQMSLERNLHWRPEDARVWVHLFGVGNHGGGPTRRAIASIREANASPDWPTLRFGSLESFFAAHAGRTDVPVWAGELQHHARGCYSAHSGIKAWNRQAESALLAAERWAAVASFYGLAYPGERLEHAWRLLLFNQFHDILAGSAIPAAYADAQRELDEASAVADRTGYAALQVIAQRIDTRRGARPAAEIEPIRRVRWSPESWTVDLGDGTPVVVFNPSPWPRTEVVAVELNEWGAEDLKVLDDQERPVVHQLGRPDSVTTARPRVLFTAEVPALGYRVYRVVDEPAATAPEGGLSASQEVLENRWWRLELNPATGALKGLWDKSRGLQLLAGAGARLLVVEDPSDTWGHGVTALRHEAGAFACTRVELLEDGPVRATWRISYRWTAGADAYATAQQEISLFRDTPGIEGRLTVDWHDRHRALKLAFPLALDEARATFSVPYGHAVRPADGQEEPLQQWMDVTGFVRDARGARHAAGVALLNDGKYAGDVLGGEMRLTILRSPVYAHHDPSRLEQGVQYHYQDQGEQTVRWRLVPHAGSWVDAGVVRAAHDLNAPLAVIREYAHPGDLPKVAGFVTVDPPDQVVVTALKQAEEGDDLILRLYEPAGRPARARISVPLAQAAFAVEAGPHQVKTYRISRAGEVREVNFLEE
- a CDS encoding alpha-mannosidase, producing MSEQKTQVIMYHHTHWDREWWTTYQQFRFRLVNIVDQLLDNLDRDPSFRFTLDGQTIVLKDYLAVRPENRRRLVGHIRSGRLAVGPWHILPDEFLVSPEAHIRNLWLGERTARELGVRTSRVGYLPDQFGHSAGMPAILAGFGIESAVVWRGFGAPPVGHPPGDGYPGHPDCYRFAHPYNAAQFPAAMQSEFWWEGPDGTRILGIYLPLEYYRSHYADYPDDPARTRDQTVGRARRTVAHLKAFATTRFLLEPMGGDHLPSDERLPGLLAEINRELAAEGVEYRLGSLEEYVAAVKGENPQLQVVWKGEGRAFGRKAHLLPGVLSARLYLKRQNQQCQVALERYAEPLQALAWLLGGRYEQTYLWTAWERLVENHPHDSICGCSVDQVHREMLTRFAESHQMAHLLAQSALEDIARRVDRTGVPEGAQPLLVFNPLTWSRTDVVTLPFNPALAIDPATWRLVDDAGREVPFQTRPGEAPIDKLERFDWLGAPPGPYVTGSANDCTLVTFVAEGVPGLGYRRYHLEPRKRPLPARVWRFTVTGDAAKEKGDDATTGLTIGPGLLENQFLRVTVSPADGSLTLYDKGTGLIYEGLNRFEDGGDAGDTYNYARPVGDQVLSTRGLQPRLSWVECGPARATLRITWAWSLPEGLTEDRTSRSPRYVPFVLHSDITLLPGVKRVDIRTHFENTARDHRLRACFPLGAPAAASAAESHFCVVERPTALPEGERGSAEPAVAEHPQLAFVSVSDGARGITIANRGLPEYAADPDGTVRLTLLRAVGWLSRDDIGSRVGGAGPTMRTPEAQMLGPVEAEYAIIPHAGDWDAALSCKPAHDFNAPLAAVPLVPQAAPMRAHLPAVAESLPAAGALVEVAGDLLLTACKRAEDREALVLRFVNESATARALWVRPARRPARACLVNLREEPLEGGELPVDEDGAVALEAAPWQVFTLAFEF
- a CDS encoding aspartate/glutamate racemase family protein, producing MSKTLALLHTTPVTVGAMSELAARELPGVRVINLLDDSLLKDVIAAGGVTAAVEARMRAYFEQARVAGADAVLCCCSSVGDVVDRARAEAPIPLLRIDEPMAVEAVQSGRRIGVIATVRTTLEPTVGLIRRKAQELGRAVDVEPVLVQGAFAALSAGDGAAHDRLVKEALIALLKRSDVVVLAQASIARVLAALEQPPAIPVLTSPLSGLKAAGAILAE